A genomic region of Lytechinus pictus isolate F3 Inbred chromosome 2, Lp3.0, whole genome shotgun sequence contains the following coding sequences:
- the LOC129271897 gene encoding low-density lipoprotein receptor-related protein 12-like isoform X2, which translates to MPSETCGYTVDLGDQYKVTSRGTGQGEAPPDITSSDDGAVTYVPSYDDNVDCQIHFRTTGNKTFFIRITHFNLELSNQCENDALVMYDGASSDNSVLAKKCGETLALPNYFYSKGPDLTVKFKTNNLNNSFTGFVMLITPYWLPGDGENCSADEMACKLSGKCFTKDAYCNKLNQCEDSSDEPGLTVCSSASRLCGSKIIGFMLALFITYIFSATSHVTNRPRRRSTMDHTI; encoded by the exons ATGCCGAGTGAGACATGTGGCTATACAGTAGATCTAGGAGATCAATACAAAGTGACTTCAAGAGGTACCGGGCAAGGTGAAGCACCACCAGATATAACATCCAGCGATGATGGCGCTGTCACCTACGTACCTTCGTATGATGATAACGTCGACTGTCAAATTCATTTTAGAACCACAGGAAACAAGACATTCTTCATCAGAATCACTCATTTCAATCTCGAGCTATCAAA TCAATGTGAGAATGACGCTCTTGTAATGTACGATGGTGCCAGTTCTGACAACTCGGTGCTGGCTAAGAAGTGTGGAGAAACCTTAGCGCTACCAAACTACTTCTATTCAAAAGGACCCGATCTCACAGTCAAGTTTAAAACCAACAACCTAAATAACAGCTTTACTGGTTTTGTGATGCTCATCACTCCATATTGGCTACCAGGTGATG GAGAAAATTGCTCCGCGGATGAAATGGCGTGTAAACTGTCCGGGAAATGCTTTACTAAAGATGCTTATTGCAACAAGTTAAATCAATGTGAGGACTCATCGGATGAACCGGGACTGACTGTATGCA GTAGCGCATCTCGTTTGTGCGGAAGTAAAATAATAGGATTCATGCTAGCCTTATTCATCACATACATCTTCAGTGCTACTAGTCACGTGACCAACAGACCTCGTCGCCGTTCCACCATGGATCATACAATCTAG